In the genome of bacterium, the window AAGCATAGCCCACGCGCTGCCAGGCTTTGTCCACGGCGACCTGCACATGGCCGAGCTCGCGCAGGGTGCCGCCGGCGTTCAGGCGGCCCGCCACCTGGTGCAGCTGGCTTTCGCGGAATTTCAGCAGTTGCGGCAGGACATGGCGCAGGCGCTCGTCCCAGGGACGCACATGTTTTTCGGCCTGCTGGAGCAGCTCCAGCGGCGGGCGGAAGCGAATGGCGGTGGGGCGCAGCATGCGCGATTTGGTCATCAAAATGGCGGGAAGCCCCTGATGCAGGCGTTCGCCCCAGTTATCCAGCCTGAGCGTGCCGGATTCCAGCAGACGGACGGGATTAGGTAGGCCCTTGCCGGTGGCCTGAATGAAGCGGGCATGTTCCTCGATGCGCTTGAGCATGGTGCGGGCCATGCGCATCTCGGCCTCGGCCAGGCCAGCCATCAGCTCCTGCCGCACAGGCACGGCCATTTCGGCGGCGGCGGTGGGCGTGGGGGCACGGCGGTCGGCGACGAAATCCATCAGCGTGGTGTCGGTCTCATGACCGATGGCGGAAATGATCGGGATGGTGGAATGCGCGGCGGCGCGGACCACCGTTTCTTCGCTGAAGCAGAGCAGATCCTCCACCGAGCCGCCGCCGCGCGCGACAATCAGCACATCCGGCCGTGGGATGCGCGCGCCGGAGCGAAGCACCAGGGGCTCCGGCGCGAGCATCTGGTTGTAGGCGTGGTAGCTGGCATCCTGGTCCGCAAAGGCAGAGGGAAGCTGGTTGAAACCGTGGATGGCGGCGGCAATCTGCTCGGCGGCGGCCTCCCCCTGAACCGCTACGGGCCAGACGATGACATGCACGGGGAAACGCTCGCGCAACCGGTGAAGGATGTCACGAATAACGGCACCAGTAGGCGATGTGACCACGCCAATGACGCGGGGCGCGAAGGGAATGGGCTGTTTACGTGCGGGGTCGAACAGGCCCTCGGCCAGCAGTTTTTGTTTGCGGGCTTCCAGCATGGCCATGATGCCGCCCACCCCGGCCGGCACCATGCCGGTGACCACCAGCTGGTATTTGGACTGGCCGCCAAAGGTCGTCATGCGGCCGGAGCAGATGACGTCCAGCCCGTCGGCCGGGTCAAACGGAAGTTTGTCGGCGATGCCGCGCCAGCAGACGGAGGAGAGGACGGAATCCTGATCCTTCAGACTGAAATAGACGTGGCCTGAACTGTGTTTCTTGAGGCCAGAAATCTCGCCGCGTACGCGCACATAGCCAAAGCCATCCTCAATGACGCGCTTTACCGCGCCTGAAATTTCAGAGACGGTGAATACGGGGGCATTATGGGCCGGTTCCGGGCGGGTGGCTGGGTAGTCTGACATGCCCAAGGAATACACCAGGCATGCATGTCTGCACAGCGTAAATCCCATGCGACGGCGGTGCAATTATTGGAAAACGGGGGTACCCCAGCCGCCTATTCCTGTAACGGAAGGATTGGTCTGCGCTTCCATTGCATGCGCCAGTGCTTTG includes:
- the xseA gene encoding exodeoxyribonuclease VII large subunit, with amino-acid sequence MSDYPATRPEPAHNAPVFTVSEISGAVKRVIEDGFGYVRVRGEISGLKKHSSGHVYFSLKDQDSVLSSVCWRGIADKLPFDPADGLDVICSGRMTTFGGQSKYQLVVTGMVPAGVGGIMAMLEARKQKLLAEGLFDPARKQPIPFAPRVIGVVTSPTGAVIRDILHRLRERFPVHVIVWPVAVQGEAAAEQIAAAIHGFNQLPSAFADQDASYHAYNQMLAPEPLVLRSGARIPRPDVLIVARGGGSVEDLLCFSEETVVRAAAHSTIPIISAIGHETDTTLMDFVADRRAPTPTAAAEMAVPVRQELMAGLAEAEMRMARTMLKRIEEHARFIQATGKGLPNPVRLLESGTLRLDNWGERLHQGLPAILMTKSRMLRPTAIRFRPPLELLQQAEKHVRPWDERLRHVLPQLLKFRESQLHQVAGRLNAGGTLRELGHVQVAVDKAWQRVGYAFVQRLNNLQTRLHSDTRLLESYHYKRVLKRGFALIRDEQGEPVYSAEALKAGQGITIELQDGSRRATVEGGKATAAPSPVKKPESKPMPANVPNKQTSLF